The Listeria cossartiae subsp. cossartiae genome includes the window TAGCTGTAGTAGATGTTGTAGCAAAGAACTAAGAATGCTACGCCCATCAAGAATCCGCCCACTGTAGAGATAAAGTTAAGCGTTGTCCAGCCATCACCTTGTACGTAAGTGTAAATACGACGAGGCATACCATCAAGTCCTAGGAAATATTGCGGGAAGAAACAAACGTTAAATCCAACAACGAAAATCCAGAAGAACCATTTACCAATTTTTTCATTTAATCTGTAACCGACCATTTTTGGATACCAGTATGTAAGCCCGGCAAAGCAGGAAAACACGGTTCCGGCAATTAATACGTAGTGGAAATGAGATACTAAGAAATACGTATTGTGATATTGATAATCGGCCGCAGCCATCGCAAGCATAACCCCAGTTACCCCACCAACAACAAAGTTAGGGATAAAGGCAAGCGACCAAAGCATTGGCGTTGTAAAGGTTATTCGCCCTTTGTACATCGTAAAGAGCCAGTTGAATATCTTAATCCCGGTCGGAATCGCAATCATCATCGTTGTAATGGAGAAGAAGGAGTTAACAAGCGCCCCTGATCCCATTGTAAAGAAGTGATGGACCCAAACTAGGAAACTTAGTAAAGAAATAACTGCCATCGCGGCAACCATCGCCGGATAACCGAATAATTTTTTCCTCGAGAAAGTAGAAATAATCTCTGAGAAAATACCGAAAGCTGGCAAAATAACAATATATACTTCCGGATGCCCCCAAACCCAGAACAAGTTGGCCCACATCATCGGAAGCCCGCCATTCGTGAGTGTGAAGAATGCTGTCCCAAACAGTCGGTCAAATGACATTAAAGCAAGCGCCACTGTTAAAACTGGGAAAGCGAAAATAATGATCAAACTTGTAATTAATGAAGACCAAGTAAACATCGGCATTTTCATTAATGTCATACCTTTTGTACGCATTCTTAAAATCGTGACGAAAAAGTTAATCCCCGTCATCAGCGTACCAATACCAGCGATTTGAACACCTAGAAGATAGAAGTTAATTCCATATCCCGCGCTAAAATCTGTCGCAAGTGGCGCATAGTTTGTCCAACCAGCATCTGGCGAACCACCAATTACGAATGATAAGTTAAATAGCATCGCTCCCATAAAGAACGTCCAAAAACTCAAGTTGTTTAAAAATGGAAACGCTACATCACGCGCACCAATTTGAAGTGGTACGGCAATGTTCATCAACCCGATGATAAACGGCATCGCCATAAATAAAATCATAATCGTTCCATGAGTAGAAAATACTTCATTGTAATGCTGTGCGTCTAAAAATTTCATATCCGGTAAAGCGAGCTGGGTACGCATCATTAGCGCATCCACACCACCACGGAAAAACATTAAGACAGCAGCAAGCAAGTACATAATACCAATCTTTTTATGATCAACGGAAGAAATCCACTCTTTCATGAGCCACTTCCATTTTTTTGTATAAGTTAGTAACGCAACAACACCAATACTTACAAGTACGATAGAAATCTGCGCACCTAAAATCATCGGGTCGCCAGTTACGATAAACTCATTCCATTTCATGCCTTATGTCCCCCCTTTTACTTCCCTGCGTCATCCGATTCTTTTTTATTGAATTCATTTGTTTGGATGTCTTCTTCCATTTTCTTCATTTCGTCTTCGCGGTGTTTATCCTCGTGGTAACCTTCACCGTTTTTAATAATTTGCGGCTTCATATCATGACGCTCAAATTGCGGATTAGTTACTGTCACAGGACGAACCGGAAGCATTGGTTTGTCAGAAATGGTCGATTTAGTGTTCGGATTATGCGGATTTGTCATCTCATAACCAAAACGTTTGTAGGCATAGAAAACATACTCTGGATCAGCTGCTACATCAACAAATGCTAAATGCGTACCAGAATAAGTTTTTTGCTTCGAGCTTCCAGGAATTAGCAGACGGTCATAGATGTCTTGCGTAATAACTGGTGAGCTAGCTTTCGTTTCTTTTGCCCATTTTTTGAAATCTTTTTCAGATTGAGCTACTACATCAAAGCGTTGATCCGCAAAACCTTCGCCGTTGAAGTTTGCGTTACGGCCTTTATATGTACCAACTTCATCTGCTTGTAAATATAAATTCATCGTCATGCCAGACATCGCATATTTTTGTCCACCTAATTGAGGAACCCAAAAGCTTGTCATCGTATCTGCGGAAGTTAATTTGAATAATACAGGACGGTCGGTTGGAATGTTTACATAGTTCACCGTTTCAATCGACTCATCTGGATAACTAAAAATCCATTTCCAGTCTGCACTTGTTGCGTAAATAATAATTGGATCTTTATGCGAAGTCACTTTTGGTGCTTCTTCCCCTGCATAAATTGTTTTTACAGTCGGAATAGCTAGAGCAATAACGATTGCAACTGGAATCAATGTCCAAAAAATTTCCAGTTTTTTACTACCGTGCATATCCGGCTCATAGTTTGAAATGTCTTTCCGTTCGCGGTATTTAACCAACATAATCGTAAACAATACAAAAATCGTCAAAACAATAACCAGCATAAATATAATCGAATAAATAATTAAGTCCGACTGACCTTTTGCAACTGGCCCTTTTGGATTAAGTACCGTCAAGTCACCACAACCACTTATAAGGCCGGTAACCCCAAGTAGTGCCGTAAGTAGCAAAGATTTAAGTACCTTTGACACCCGAATCCCCTCTTTTCCTTTTGATGTTTTCTAATGTGTATTTTTGCGCAAAAATACCATTACCGGAGTGCTGAAAGAAGCTTGTTAGAACTCCTATGTAACTGAAAAAATGCTTTTACTATTTAGTTCTTTTAAAAAAACTCACAAACTTTTTTAAAAATTAATCAGCATTTTTAGAATCACTATGTTCATACTCTAACTCATTATATCTGATTTGATATCTTAGTTCAAAAACCTGATATATTAAATATTTCACAAACTTTTATTCTGTTCACTATTCCCTAGATTGTGAAATTCGAAACAAATTGTACATGGTTTTTATATGAAAAGTTGTTTTTCATGGTAAATTAGTTTTGTCGCATACTTTAATTCCACAGGGAGTGGTCGAGTGAGTAAAAAATTAAAGATATTTCGAATGATTGAATTAATAATTGGAATTATAGGTATTGTTTTACCATCCATATTATATTTCATGGATATTCTTTCTGGTGCAGAATCTGGCATTTTGACAGTTGTTGGTGTGGTTATTTTTAATCATGCAGATAATTTATCTAATAAAAATAATAAGACTGAAAAAAAGATTTAGTAATCAAACTAAAAGCCGAACAACTTTTATGTAAAAGTTGTTCGGCTTTATTAGTGATATCTCCATTATTCAGTAATTTGAACTCTCCCTGTATGGAAAGGTAAATGTTTAATACCAAGCGATTCCCACTCTTGAACTAATTTTTCGGCGAGCTCTTTTGTTTTCGAGAATGCGATTCCACAATCTCCTCCACCAGAGCCGGAAGATTTTCCTGCGCCGCCCATGTTTTCAGCTGAGTCCGCTAGTTCTTTTAGCAAGCTTGTTTCAATGTTGACGCCAGCTTTTGTTCCAAGTGCTTGAAGAATACGTCGATTTTCTTTGATAGAAGCATAAAGCAACTCTTCGTCTTTCGTGTGGAAAGCTTGAATCATTTGCTTCATGATTTCGTTATTTCTAGTTAAGAAATGTTGATAATTTTTGCTATCTTCTTGTTTAAACGCGTGAATTTGCGAAACAAGTTTGCCAGTACTCACAGGTGTGCCCGTCCAACCAACTGAAAATGTTGAAACTGGTTCTTCTAGTGTTTCGATTTGAAGCATTGGCCATGGTTCTTTCATAAACCATTCCAGTGATTTATACGCTAAACGATGCTTCACCCATTCTTGATCAAACGTCGTATACGCAATCCAGCCACCATACATACAAGATGCAATATCGCCACATGAGCCGTTTCCTTGAACGACTAAATGGGAAAGTGCAGCTAGTTTGAATTTTTTCAGCATGGATATTTCAGGATGGAATTTCGTCATCAGGGCGTTGATTACAGCTACCGTTGCAGCCGCGCTTGAACCTAGTCCGTATTTTGCGCCAGATTGGTCAATTAATTCTGTTTCAATGACCATTTTCACAGGTGTTAGCTCGATGCCTTCTGATTTTAGGAAAGTTGTCGCAATATTAATTGCTTCCGCTGTAAAAGTCCAATGTTCCCCGTCTGGTTTAAGTTCGCCGCCAACTGGCCATGAAACTGGATTTTCATAATGTGGAATCCACAATTCATTGCGCTCACTATCTTCTAGTGTCAGCGTTATATAACGGTTAACCGCAGTTAGAATGGCTGTGTGACCGGATTCTACAACCGCGTATTCACCAGCAACATATAATTTTCCGGGTATTTTAACCTGTAGTTTATTTTTCATCTGATATAACACTCGCTTCCTTACCAGCGTGGCAAATTAGAACATTTTTAGCCAAACCTGACAACTTCTCTGCTACGATATTTTCATTTTCACGTTCACAAATCACTTTCACATTAGGACCAGCATCCATTGTAAAATAGGCCGGTATGCCATTTTCGCGCAATTCTCTAACAGCATCCATTATTTCAAGTGACTGTGGTTGGAAATAAGTGAAAGGCGGCTCAGCGCCAAGTGTTGTCGCATGCATTTTCATACCGTTTCGCTCTGTGATTTCGCCAACTTTGATGAAATCTTCGTCCAAAATGGCTTGTTTCATTTCTTCCAAATCCGTCTTAGCAGCAGCTACCCAGTTTTCGAAAAATGGGGATGTTTCTACGGTTAAACGCATGCCATCACGGCTAGAAACTTTCTTTTCTTTGTCTGAAACAACTGCAACTACAAGCGACATTTTATCGCATAATTTGTTAGTAAAAGGTACCGCGAATGAATCACTGCCGTCCGCAAGTTCGCCTTTTTCCCAAATAACAAAATCGCCAAAAACCGAACGAGAAGCAGACCCAGAACCGAAACGAGCCAGTCTGGAAATATATTCTTTTGTGTCTTCTCTACCAGCAGCACTGGATCCTGCAAGCGCAAGTGCCGCAAATGCGGATGCTGATGAAGCAAGTCCGGCCGCTGTTGGTACGTGATTTTCGGAAGTGATTTTTGCTTTTGCTGTTAAGCCAAACTCTTCACGCATTTTATCTATAAAACGAGCTACTTTTGCATCCGTTTTTTGTTCATCGTTAAGAATAAATGTATCTTGGGCTAGATTTTCGTCCCATTCTATGGTTGTTTTTGTATAAAATTTATCTACCGTGAAGGATAAACTACTGTTTGCAGGTAGAATCAAGTGTTCATCGCGTTTTCCCCAGTATTTAATTAGCGCCACATTCGTGTGTGCGATGGCTGTCGCTCTCATAACTACCTTCTCCAATCGTAAAAATCCATTCTTGTGCGGCTCCAGCATCATGAAGCGCCTTCGTTATTTGTTCAGCGATTTCTTGATTTTTTGCTACAGCGATAATACATCCACCACGACCACCGCCTGTCAGTTTGGCCCCGTCCGCGCCGCTACTTCTAGCTACTTTAATTAATTTCTCTAAACTGCTATCGCTTACTGTCAAAGTTTCCAAATAAGTTTGTGCTTGATTCATTGCAGCACCAATCTTCACAGTGTCTGCATCGCCTTCTAAATGCGTCTTTATTTCCCGGGAAATATCGCCAAGTTGGTGAATTATTTTACCGATTTCAGCTTCGTTTTCTTTGTATAATACTTGAACATCCTTAACCGCGTCTCTCGTTTCGCTTGGAACGCCTGTATCTGCTACGACGAACGTGATTTTTTTAGGAAAGTGCATAATTTCTAGTTTTCGATCTCGCTCGTACCAAACTGGCTTTTCACTAACAACCGTAATGGCATCAACACCACTAGCATTACCGTGAGCAATTTTTTCTGCCGCATTAACGATTGCTAATAGTTTTTTCGAGTCTAATTCTTGATTGAAATATTTATATAAGCCGCGCGCAATACTCGTTGCTACTGCGGCACTTGAGCCTAATCCTCGTCCAATTGGAACGCCTGAATTCACATGAATAGAAACACATTCACCTTTTCCAATTTCATTTAAAACATCTACAACTAATGCTTTGATTCCCGCTAAGAAATCAGGCATATCTTCTAAATCACCTGTAAAAAATGCCGAAGAAAACTTGGTCTTTGTAGAAGTTTCTACATTTGTCGTTACTATTGCTTGTGTAAATGGGACTGAAATTGCCGGTTCTCCGTATACAACTGCATGTTCTCCGCATAATATCATTTTAGCTGTCCCAATGCCTGTAGCCAATGCACGCCAATCCTTTCTCCATCAAAATAATACAAACTTTAATACTTCATGATACCATAATTTTTTCACTAAAACCTTATTATAGAACTTTTTTTGACCCAAAACAATGACTGGCGCAACTTTTCCCGCGCCAATCACCTTTTAAATATCCATTTCTTGATATTGCTGCTGGAAAATACACATTCGAATTGCATCGTGGTAAGTTCCATCAACAAAAAATTCATCAATTAGTTCGCCTTCACGAATAAAACCAACTTTTTCATAGATGTGAATTGCTTTTTCATTTACTTTATCAACGACTAAATATAATTTATGCAAATTTAGCACGTGAAAAGCATATTTCATCGCGAGTTTTGTGGCAGAAACAGCGTAACCGTGTCCCTGAAACTTAGGATCAATAATAATTTGAAATTCCGCTCTTCGGTGAATATAATCAATTTCCATCAACTCGACTAATCCAACCATTTGGCCATCTAATTCTAAAATAAAACGGCGTTCTGACTGATCGTGAATGTGCTTGTCATATAACTCCTGAAGCTCGACAAATGCCTCATATGGCTCTTCAAACCAATACGACATAATCTTCGCATCATTATTTAACCGGTGAACAAATTTCAAATCTTCTCGTTCAAGCGGTCTAAGTTTTAAATCTCCACTCATTTTTCCACTCCTAAATTATAAAATTGGTGATAATAAACTGGAAAGAACTTCTTTTATACGCGTAAATAATGGCTTATTCTCCATATCTTTCATCGTAAATAATCGGCTATCTTCAAAATCTTTCTTGAAGTCGCGTTTTAAATGGTGCATAGCCTCGCTTTCATCATATAAGAATACCATTAATTCATGATTCAATCTAAAGCTACGTACATCAAAATTAGCAGTCCCAATAGCCGCACGCGTTCCATCCACTAACATTGCCTTTGCATGAACAAAAGAGTCATCGGCGTAGGCATACATTTTCGCGCCTGCTTCAATCATCGTTTTCACATAAGCGTTACTTCCGTGGAATGAAATCCCGCGATCGCCTTTTCCGGGGATTATAACCCGTACGTCAACGCCACTCATCGCAACCCGGCGAATAACCGCAAGTGATTCCTCGTCAGGAACAAAGTAGGGCGACACAATCCAAACGGACTCTTTAGCAGAATCAATTAAATCAAGCATCGAATCACGAACCCATTTTTCTTTATCGTATGGACCGCCGTAAATGACTTGCGCCCATTCATCGCCCATATCAACTGGTGAGAAATACTGTTTTAATCCGGTTTCGCTAATAAACCCGTCGGCAGCTCCAGCTCGATTTTCCATATAAATCCAATCGTTTAGGAAGGATTCTTGGAGTTCAATTACGGCTTGACCGGTGATTTTAATATGCGTATCGCGCCAAACACGGAAATCTGGCGTATTAGAGCGGTATTCTTCTCCAATGTTAAGTCCACCTGTGAAGCCTATTTGCCCATCAATCACGACAATTTTACGGTGATTTCTTAAATTAGCTGTTCTTACAATCCACGGTGAAGAAATCGGATCAAATGCGTGAATGCTAACGCCAGCTTCTTTTAAAGGGGCTAGAAAGGCTTTATGAAGTTTGCTTGAACCTAATCCATCAAACATAAATCTAACTTCGACGCCAGATTTTGCTTTTTCTACCAAAATATCTCGAATCTCGGTAGAAATTTCATCCGTTTTGAAAATATAGTATTGAATATGGATGTGGTTTTCCGCTTTTCTAAGCGCGTCTAAGAGCACTGGGAAAGTTTCTTCACCATTTGTCAGTATTTCGATTTTATTTCCCTTAATCGGCTCTATGGACGTTAAATGAGCAATTCTTTTAGATAGTCTTGGTAATTTTTCATTGGTGTTGTTTGGAATTGCATGAACTGCATTTATTAATTTAGCTTTTTCTGTTACTTGAGCTGTGCTGAATTTTCTAGTTGCTGGATTTCTGCCGAACACAAGGTAACTAATCGTTCCAAGCACAGGTAAAATGAAAATAACCGCAATCCAGGCGACTTTTGAGCTAGTATTCCGCTGATCAAATAGGAGTAGTCGAACCGTAATAACAACCCCGCATAATTGAATAATTGCACTTGTTACTAAGAAAAGTACAGCTGCTTGATTAATTAAAACGTATTCCACTAAAAATAAAACTACTGCTATAAACAGAAATTGGATCAGTTTGCGCATTTTTTTCAACTCTTCCCTTTTTTAGACGTATTAAAGATATTATACATAATATGTGACTAAAAAGCGCTTTTTTATACTGAAAAAAAGCTGGAAAATCGTTCTAATTCGCAAATTAGAGTCATTTCCAGCTTGGTTTTATTCTTCTATGTCGCTTCCAGGAGCATCTTCAAAACTTTCATCAGGAACTTGCGTAACTAATGTTTCGTCGATTTCTTCCTCAAGCTCAACTTCATCATCTTCTTTTGGAACTTTTGCAACAGTGGCTACTTTTTCATCTTCATCAAGACGAATTAGTTTAACACCCATTGCGCTACGACCTGTTTGTGATACGGTTTCGATTTCAAAACGAATCAAGACGCCGCTCACGGTCATTAGCATTAAGTCCTCTTCACCAGTAACAGTTTTCATTGCTACTAAGTTACCATTTTTCTCTGTGATTGTAACGGTTTTAACACCCATACCACCACGATTACGAAGCGGATACTGGGAAGCTGGCGTTTGTTTACCATAACCTTTTTCCGTTACAACGAGTACTTTTTCGTCATCTTCTAGTACTTCCATGCCGATAACTTCATCGTCTTCACGAAGTCTAATACCACGAACACCGGCAGCTGTACGGCCCATTACGCGGATATTTTCTTCTGGGAAGTAGATAGATTGTCCATGTTTCGTTGCGATAATCATGTTTTTGCTACCATCTGTCATTTGAACGGAAATAAGTTCATCATTTTCACGAAGTTCCACTGCACGAAGGCCACTTTGACGAATTTTCGCAAATTGAGAAAGGGTTGTACGCTTCACGACACCATGTTTCGTCGTGAAGAATAGGTAGCTATCATCGGTGAATTCGGATAGATTTATCACAGCATTCACTTGTTCTTGGCTTTCGATTCCAAGCAAGTTGATGATTGGGATACCTTTGGCGGTACGACCGTATTCAGGCACTTCATAACCTTTCGAACGGTATACTTTACCAGTGTTAGTGAAGAATAGTAACGTATCATGCGTGCTCGTTGCAACTAGGTGTTCTACGAAATCATCTTCATGTGTAGACATACCTTGAATACCACGACCACCACGACGCTGACTACGATAAGTCGATAATGGTAAACGTTTAATATAGCCACGTTTAGTTAGCGTAATTGCCACTTCTTCTTCTGGGATTAAGTCTTCATCTTCAAGGCTTACTAAATCACCAGCCAAGATTTCTGTACGACGTTTATCCGCATATTTAAGTTTGATTTCTTCTAATTCTTCACGAATAATTTCAAGAATACGCTCATCATCAGCTAAAATGGCTTTTAAATCGTTAATTAATGCCACTAAGTTTTGATATTCTTCTTCAATTTTTTCGCGTTCTAAACCTGTCAAACGTTGCAAACGCATATCTAAAATGGCTTGCGCTTGTTTGTCAGAAAGGTTGAATTGTGTCATCAAGCCTTCTTTAGCAACATCGGAAGTTTTTGATCCACGAATTAATTTAATAATCGCGTCAATGTTATCAAGCGCAATTCGTAAACCTTCTAAGATATGAGCACGTGCTTCTGCTTTACGAAGCTCAAATTCCGTACGGCGACGAATAACGACTTTTTGATGTTCCAAATAATAATAAAGAATTTCTTTTAAATTAAGCACTTTTGGATGATTGTCGACAAGTGCGAGCATATTAATACCAAAAGTAGTTTGAAGTGCTGTCATTTTGAATAAATTATTCACGATAACACTTGCGCTAATATCACGACGAACCTCAATAACAATGCGCATTCCGGAACGGTCAGACTCATCATTTAGGGAAGTAATACCGTCAATTTTCTTCTCACGAGCTAGTTCGGCAATACGTTCAACTAGGCGCGCTTTATTTACTTGGTAAGGAATTTCGGTGATAACGATTGTTTCTTTACCATTTTTCTTTTCTTCAATGTCAACACGACCACGAACGGTAATCGAACCACGACCACTTTCATAAGCGCGACGAATTCCGCTGCGTCCCATAATCATCCCAGCAGTAGGGAAGTCAGGTCCTGGGATATATTCCATTAAATCACGAATCGTAATTTCCGGGTCACGACTAAGCGCCAAAACACCGTCAATTACTTCACCAAGATGATGGGTAGGAATATTCGTAGCCATACCAACCGCGATACCGGACGAACCATTGACTAGTAAGTTAGGGAAACGCGCTGGCAAAATAACCGGCTCACGCTCGGAACCATCATAGTTATCAGCATAATCAATCGTATCTTTGTTAATATCGCGCAGTAGTTCCATCGAAATTTTTGACATACGTGCTTCTGTATAACGCATCGCTGCCGCCATATCGCCATCGACCGAACCAAAGTTACCATGTCCGTCAACTAGCATATTACGATAACTAAAATCTTGCGCCATCCGAACCATTGTAAAATAAACCGCTGTATCGCCGTGGGGGTGATATTTACCAATAACTTCCCCAACGATACGAGCCGATTTCTTATAGGCTTTATCAGAAGTCATACCTAAATCATTCATCGCATATAAAATACGACGGTGAACTGGTTTTAATCCGTCACGAACATCTGGTAGGGCACGGGCAACAATTACACTCATCGCGTAATCTAAGAATGAAGTCCGCATTTCTTTATTTAAGTTTATCTCTGTTATTCGTTGATTTGGTGTTTCTGCCATTGTTAGAGAAACCTCCCTTTCCAAAGTAAGGCTGAATCTAGTTCAAACCTTTTAAAAACAATTAATATCCCAATTATTACCCGGGAAATATTTATTAAACATCCAAGTTTTTAACGTATTGTGCGTTGTCTTCAATGAATTTACGACGAGGTTCCACGCGGTCACCCATCAACATTTCAAAAGTCTCATCGGCATCAATAGCGTCTTTGATATTGACTTGAAGTAGTGTACGGTGTTCAGGATTCATGGTTGTTTCCCAAAGTTGCTCAGGGTTCATTTCTCCAAGACCTTTATATCGTTGAATGCTGTATTTAGTGTCTCCATCAAGGGATGCTAGATAATCTTCTAATTGTCCATCACTATAAACGTACTCAACTTGTTTACCATGCTTAATTTGATAAAGCGGTGGCTGTGCAATATAAATATAACCTGCATCAAGCAGTGGACGCATATAACGATAAAATAGCGTAAGAAGTAGTGTACGAATATGTGCACCATCAACATCGGCATCAGTCATGATAATTAGTTTGTGGTAACGAGATTTAGAAACATCGAAATCTCCACCAAAACCAGTGCCCATCGCTGTAAAAATAGTTCGAATTTCTTCGTTAGCTAAAATGCGATCTAAACGTGCTTTTTCTACGTTCAAAATTTTACCACGAATCGGCAAAATCGCTTGGAATAAACGGTCACGACCTTGTTTAGCAGAACCACCGGCTGAGTCACCCTCAACGATGTAAAGTTCGCTGATTTCAGGGTTACGAGAAGAACAGTCAGCTAATTTACCTGGCAAGCTAGAAATTTCTAGGCCACTGCTTTTACGAGCAACTTCACGCGCGCGCTTAGCAGCCAGACGTGCACGAGAAGCCACAACGCCCTTCTCAACGATTTTTTTAGCAACATCTGGGTTTTCCATCATAAATTTATTTAAAGCCTCAGAAAACAGCTTATCGGTGATAGAACGAGCTTCTGAATTTCCAAGTTTTGTTTTTGTTTGTCCTTCAAACTGCGGATCTGGATGTTTGATGGAAATAATTGCTGTTAAACCTTCACGA containing:
- the gyrA gene encoding DNA gyrase subunit A; its protein translation is MAETPNQRITEINLNKEMRTSFLDYAMSVIVARALPDVRDGLKPVHRRILYAMNDLGMTSDKAYKKSARIVGEVIGKYHPHGDTAVYFTMVRMAQDFSYRNMLVDGHGNFGSVDGDMAAAMRYTEARMSKISMELLRDINKDTIDYADNYDGSEREPVILPARFPNLLVNGSSGIAVGMATNIPTHHLGEVIDGVLALSRDPEITIRDLMEYIPGPDFPTAGMIMGRSGIRRAYESGRGSITVRGRVDIEEKKNGKETIVITEIPYQVNKARLVERIAELAREKKIDGITSLNDESDRSGMRIVIEVRRDISASVIVNNLFKMTALQTTFGINMLALVDNHPKVLNLKEILYYYLEHQKVVIRRRTEFELRKAEARAHILEGLRIALDNIDAIIKLIRGSKTSDVAKEGLMTQFNLSDKQAQAILDMRLQRLTGLEREKIEEEYQNLVALINDLKAILADDERILEIIREELEEIKLKYADKRRTEILAGDLVSLEDEDLIPEEEVAITLTKRGYIKRLPLSTYRSQRRGGRGIQGMSTHEDDFVEHLVATSTHDTLLFFTNTGKVYRSKGYEVPEYGRTAKGIPIINLLGIESQEQVNAVINLSEFTDDSYLFFTTKHGVVKRTTLSQFAKIRQSGLRAVELRENDELISVQMTDGSKNMIIATKHGQSIYFPEENIRVMGRTAAGVRGIRLREDDEVIGMEVLEDDEKVLVVTEKGYGKQTPASQYPLRNRGGMGVKTVTITEKNGNLVAMKTVTGEEDLMLMTVSGVLIRFEIETVSQTGRSAMGVKLIRLDEDEKVATVAKVPKEDDEVELEEEIDETLVTQVPDESFEDAPGSDIEE